One genomic segment of Trichococcus shcherbakoviae includes these proteins:
- a CDS encoding VOC family protein yields the protein MKIEHVAVWVGDLELMRDFYVRFFDGKANKLYRNPEKDFQSYFITFREGGARLELMKRMDVNERYPLDMLGWAHLAVSVGSKQNVDYFTDRLIKAGYTCKSQPRITGDGYYESMFLDPEKNVIEITI from the coding sequence ATGAAGATTGAACATGTTGCAGTGTGGGTGGGCGATTTGGAGCTGATGCGCGATTTTTATGTTCGTTTTTTTGATGGAAAGGCCAATAAATTATACCGGAATCCTGAGAAAGACTTCCAATCTTACTTTATTACTTTCCGTGAAGGAGGGGCCCGTTTGGAGCTTATGAAAAGGATGGATGTCAACGAACGCTATCCCCTTGATATGCTTGGCTGGGCGCATCTGGCCGTCTCCGTCGGCAGCAAGCAGAACGTCGACTATTTCACTGATAGACTCATCAAAGCGGGGTACACATGCAAAAGCCAGCCGCGCATTACAGGGGATGGCTATTATGAAAGCATGTTCCTTGATCCGGAAAAGAATGTCATCGAAATCACGATCTGA